The following are encoded together in the Trifolium pratense cultivar HEN17-A07 unplaced genomic scaffold, ARS_RC_1.1 scaffold_60, whole genome shotgun sequence genome:
- the LOC123901251 gene encoding uncharacterized mitochondrial protein AtMg00810-like yields MIITGDDVDGINELKLQLAKRFEMKDLGPLRCFLGIEVAYSPKGYLLSQSKYIANILEQARLSDTRAVDSPLELNVKYVPSDGIPLPDPTLYRTLVGSLVYLTITSPDIAHAVHVVSQFVVSPTTIHWAAVLRILRYLRGTQFQSLLFPSSSSLELRAYSDADWAGNPTDRKSTTGFCIFLGDSLISWKSKKQDIVSRSSTEAEYRAMASTTTEIVWLRWLLCDMGVPLYEPTPMYCDNKSAIQIAHNSVFHERTKHIEIDCHFTRHHLQHGTITLPFISSSLQIADLFTKTHSTKRFRFLIDKLLMLHVNTS; encoded by the coding sequence atgattattacaggtgatgatgttgatggaATTAATGAGTTGAAATTACAGTTAGCTAAAagatttgagatgaaggatttagGCCCTCTTCGCTGCTTCTTAGGGATTGAAGTTGCTTATTCTCCTAAGGGCTATCTCTTATCTCAATCCAAGTACATTGCAAACATTCTTGAGCAAGCTCGTCTCTCTGATACTCGAGCAGTAGATAGTCCTTTAGAGTTGAATGTGAAATATGTTCCCTCTGATGGGATTCCTCTACCGGATCCTACTTTGTACCGTACTTTGGTTGGAAGCTTGGTATACCTTACTATTACTAGTCCTGATATTGCTCATGCAGTGCATGTCGTTAGTCAGTTTGTTGTTTCTCCCACTACAATACATTGGGCAGCCGTGCTTCGTATTCTCCGTTATCTTCGGGGAACTCAATTTCAGAGTCTTTTGTTTCCGTCATCCTCTTCCTTAGAGTTACGTGCTTactctgatgctgattgggctggTAATCCTACTGACCGTAAGTCTACCACAggcttttgtatttttcttggagATTCTCTCATCTCTTGGAAGAGTAAGAAACAAGACATCGTTTCCCGCTCTTCTACAGAAGCTGAGTATCGTGCTATGGCATCTACCACTACTGAAATAGTTTGGTTGCGTTGGTTACTTTGTGATATGGGTGTGCCTCTTTATGAACCAACCCCTATGTACTGTGATAACAAGAGTGCCATTCAAATTGCGCACAACTCTGTCTTTCATGAACGTACCAAACACATTGAGATTGATTGTCACTTCACACGTCACCATCTTCAACATGGTACCATTACTTTGCCGTTTATTTCTTCCTCCTTGCAGATTGCTGATTTGTTCACGAAGACGCATTCTACTAAGCGTTTTCGTTTCTTAATTGACAAACTCTTGATGCTTCATGTTAAcacatcgtga